TTACTTCATCTCCAGTAATAAAAAAACGTTCGCCAATTTCAGTGAAATCAACAACACCATTGCACATTGTTTCATCAATTACTTCTTTACAGATTTGTTCATTAAAACTTAATGAATAACCTCTTTCAACAGCTAATCCTTCTGCTTCGATTCTTTGCATGTATTTAGTCAAAGATTTTTCATTCTGGCTAAAACCGCCCCATAGCTGGGTTATTGAAGAACAACCAAAACCATAAACCTGTCCTGTTGTCTCCTTTGTGCAGTATCCCTGAAAATTTCTATGTAGTTGTTTCTCACGCAATGCTTTTGAAAGATCATCGGTTGGTTTTGCATAATGGTCTAATCCTATTTGTTCGTAGCCACTATTTGCAACAATATCCATTGAGGAAAGAAACATAGAAAGTTTTTCTTCAGGAGTTGGTAAACCTAATTTTTCAAGATTTTTTTGTTCATCCATTACCCATGGAACATGAGCATATGAAAATGTTACTAGACGGTCAGGTGATAGTTCTATTGCTTGTTTTATTGTATTGTTAAAACTTTCTACAGTTTGTCCTGGTAGACCATATATAAAGTCGTAGTTAACTCCTGTGAATCCTGCTTCACGTATAATTTTTATTAATTCGTTATGTGGAAGTTTTGAGTGTAGTCTGTTAACACAATCCAGAATTTTTGGGTTAAAATCCTGAATTCCTATGCTGATTCGGTTAAATCCGGAATCTCTTAAAAAATGGATTTCATTATAATCAAGATAAGCAGGATTGCATTCAATTGCAATTTCGGCAGTATTACTAATTTTAAATAGACTGCGAATCTCATTCATTACTCTGTTAATGTGTTCGTGCCTGATAGAGTTTGGAGTTCCGCCGCCCCAATGAATCTGTGTAACTTGTCTGTCTTTTGTGTTAATGTGATTTGCTATTGAGTGTATTTCTTTTATTAAGCAATCAATATATCTTATAACAACTTTCTCACTTTCAAAAAGTGTAGTGTTACAACCGCAAAAATGGCAACGTTGTGAGCAAAATGGAATATGAATATAAATCGAAATATTTTCGGGTCCTACAGTGTTAGATTCTTCAACGTGAGCTAATAAGTGATTATTGTTATATTTATTGTGAAAAAAATTAGCTGGCGGATAACTTGTGTATCTTGGTCCCGGGCGATTATATTTTAATAATACTTGCTTTTTGTT
The window above is part of the Bacteroidia bacterium genome. Proteins encoded here:
- the hemN gene encoding oxygen-independent coproporphyrinogen III oxidase, coding for MENKKQVLLKYNRPGPRYTSYPPANFFHNKYNNNHLLAHVEESNTVGPENISIYIHIPFCSQRCHFCGCNTTLFESEKVVIRYIDCLIKEIHSIANHINTKDRQVTQIHWGGGTPNSIRHEHINRVMNEIRSLFKISNTAEIAIECNPAYLDYNEIHFLRDSGFNRISIGIQDFNPKILDCVNRLHSKLPHNELIKIIREAGFTGVNYDFIYGLPGQTVESFNNTIKQAIELSPDRLVTFSYAHVPWVMDEQKNLEKLGLPTPEEKLSMFLSSMDIVANSGYEQIGLDHYAKPTDDLSKALREKQLHRNFQGYCTKETTGQVYGFGCSSITQLWGGFSQNEKSLTKYMQRIEAEGLAVERGYSLSFNEQICKEVIDETMCNGVVDFTEIGERFFITGDEVKSIIGYNEEKLLEFVNDRLLTITDKGINVSKTGMLIVRNIAMAFDPQLNTEGDKYSKTI